A single Sander lucioperca isolate FBNREF2018 chromosome 24, SLUC_FBN_1.2, whole genome shotgun sequence DNA region contains:
- the atp5pf gene encoding ATP synthase-coupling factor 6, mitochondrial, producing MALNKLFQLSSALRSAASLTLRRNIGISAVLFNRAKELDPIQKLFLDKIRDYSAKSKISGGIVEGGASYQKNVSEEVTKLQRLYGGGDLAKFPDFKFSEPKLEEVAK from the exons ATGGCACTTAACAAGTTATTCCAGCTGTCCTCCGCGCTGCGCTCCGCCGCCAGCCTGACCCTGCGCCGGAACATCGGCATCTCTGCTGTGCTCTTTAACCGGGCCAAGGAGCTCGACCCTATCCAGAAACTGTTCCTGGACAAGATCCGGGACTACAGCGCCAAGAGCAA GATTTCGGGTGGCATTGTGGAGGGAGGAGCTTCTTACCAGAAGAATGTGTCTGAAGAGGTCACCAAACTGCAGAGGCTATATGGCGGAGGAGACCTCGCCAAGTTCCCTGATTTCAAATTCTCAG AGCCCAAGCTTGAGGAAGTGGCCAAGTGA
- the appa gene encoding amyloid beta (A4) precursor protein a isoform X1, which translates to MGDRVALLLLAVAASALAAEVPTDVSMGLLAEPQVAMFCGKLNMHINVQSGKWEPDPSGTKSCIGTKEGILQYCQEVYPELQITNVVEANQPVSIQNWCKKGRKQCRSHMHIVVPYRCLVGEFVSDALLVPDKCKFLHQERMDQCESHLHWHTVAKESCGDRTMNLHDYGMLLPCGIDRFRGVEFVCCPAEAERDADSAEQDADDSDVWWGGAETDYSDNSMVREPEPTEQQAETRPSVVEEEEEEEEEEEVAEENDEEEEEEEDVLNNDQDGDGEEDEDVVEEEEEEEDGDDVIVDTLDDNDDADEPTTSVAMTTTTTTTTTESVEEVVRDVCWANAETGPCRAMLPRWYFDHQEGRCAQFIYGGCGGNRNNFDSEEYCLSVCSSVIPTATPSSPDAVDHYLETPADENEHAHFQKAKESLEAKHRERMSQVMREWEEAEREAKNLPRADKKAVIQRFQEKVEALEQEAASERQQLVETHMARVEALLNDRRRLALESYLTALQQDPPRPRHVFSLLKKYVRAEQKDRQHTLKHFEHVRMVDPKKAAQIRPQVLTHLRVIEERMNQSLGLLYKVPGVADDIQDQVELLQREQAEMAQQLANLQTDVRVSYGNDALMPDQELGDGQTDLLPQEDTLGLGGIGFVHPESFNQPNTENQVEPVDSRPNLDRGIPTRPVTGMKMEAIPELRMDTEERQSTEYEVHHQKLVFFAEDVGSNKGAIIGLMVGGVVIATVIVITLVMLRKKQYTSIHHGVIEVDAAVTPEERHLSKMQQNGYENPTYKFFEQMQN; encoded by the exons GTGCCTACAGATGTTTCTATGGGTCTGTTGGCAGAGCCCCAGGTGGCCATGTTTTGCGGCAAACTCAACATGCACATTAACGTGCAGAGCGGAAAGTGGGAGCCGGACCCCTCGGGCACCAAGAGCTGCATCGGCACCAAGGAGGGCATCCTGCAGTACTGCCAGGAG GTGTACCCAGAGCTCCAGATTACCAATGTGGTGGAGGCCAACCAGCCAGTCAGCATCCAGAACTGGTGCAAGAAGGGACGCAAGCAGTGTCGCAGTCACATGCACATTGTGGTGCCCTACCGCTGCCTAG TGGGAGAGTTTGTGAGCGACGCCCTGCTTGTTCCTGACAAGTGCAAGTTCCTGCACCAGGAGCGTATGGACCAGTGTGAGAGCCACCTGCACTGGCACACCGTAGCCAAGGAg TCCTGTGGAGACCGCACCATGAATCTCCATGACTATGGTATGCTGTTGCCGTGCGGCATCGACCGTTTCCGAGGAGTGGAGTTTGTGTGCTGTCCTGCGGAGGCGGAGCGTGACGCCGACAGCGCCGAGCAGGACGCTGATGATTCCGATGTCTGGTGGGGTGGAGCGGAGACAGATTACTCTGACAACAG TATGGTGCGGGAGCCAGAGCCAACGGAGCAGCAAGCGGAAACCAGGCCATCTGTggtcgaggaggaggaggaggaggaggaggaggaggaggtagcCGAGGAAAAtgacgaggaagaggaggaggaagaggacgtGCTGAACAACGACCAGGATGGAGACGGAGAGGAGGACGAAGACGttgtggaggaagaggaagaggaagaggatggAGACGACGTCATTGTCGACACCCTCGACGACAACGATGATGCCGACGAGCCCACCACCAGCGTTGCCATGACGACCACAACCACTACCACCACCACTGAGTCTGTGGAAGAGGTTGTCAGAG ATGTGTGCTGGGCCAATGCAGAGACTGGTCCATGCCGGGCCATGCTGCCCCGCTGGTACTTTGACCACCAAGAGGGCCGCTGTGCTCAGTTTATCTACGGCGGCTGCGGAGGCAACAGGAATAACTTTGACTCAGAGGAgtactgcctgtctgtctgcagcagTGTCA TACCCACAGCCACACCCAGCTCCCCCGACGCTGTAGACCACTACCTGGAGACGCCTGCTGATGAAAACGAACACGCCCACTTCCAGAAGGCCAAAGAGAGCCTGGAGGCTAAGCACCGTGAGAGGATGTCCCAG GTGATGAGAGAGTGGGAGGAAGCTGAGAGGGAAGCTAAGAATCTTCCACGTGCTGACAAGAAGGCCGTCATCCAG CGTTTCCAGGAGAAGGTGGAGGCACTGGAGCAGGAGGCAGCCAGTGAACGGCAGCAGCTGGTGGAGACCCACATGGCTCGGGTGGAGGCTCTGCTTAATGATCGCCGCCGCCTGGCTCTGGAGAGCTACCTGACCGCGCTGCAGCAGGACCCACCCAGG CCTCGCCACGTCTTCAGCCTGTTGAAGAAGTATGTGCGTGCCGAGCAGAAGGACAGGCAGCACACCCTCAAACACTTTGAACACGTCCGCATGGTGGATCCCAAGAAGGCTGCGCAGATCAGACCTCAG GTACTGACCCACCTGCGTGTCATTGAGGAGCGTATGAACCAGTCTCTGGGACTTCTCTACAAGGTGCCGGGTGTGGCCGACGACATCCAGGACCAAGTTG AGCTTCTGCAGAGGGAGCAGGCGGAGATGGCCCAGCAGCTGGCCAACCTGCAGACGGACGTGAGGGTGAGCTACGGCAACGACGCCCTGATGCCCGACCAGGAGCTGGGAGACGGCCAGACCGACCTGTTGCCCCAGGAGGACACACTGGGCCTGGGGGGAATTGGCTTCGTCCACCCTGAGAGCTTCAACCAGCCCAACACTGAGAACCAGG TTGAGCCAGTGGACTCCCGCCCCAATCTTGACAGAGGCATTCCCACACGGCCAG TGACTGGAATGAAGATGGAAGCTATTCCTGAGCTGCGGATGGATACGGAGGAAAGACAGAGCACTGAATATGAAGTTCACCACCAGAAACTG GTCTTCTTCGCAGAGGATGTGGGCTCCAACAAGGGCGCCATCATCGGCCTGATGGTTGGAGGCGTCGTCATAGCAACCGTGATCGTCATCACCTTGGTGATGCTGAGGAAGAAGCAGTACACCTCCATCCACCACGGAGTCATCGAG GTGGACGCTGCCGTCACCCCCGAGGAGCGCCACCTGTCTAAGATGCAGCAGAACGGTTACGAGAACCCAACCTACAAGTTCTTTGAGCAGATGCAGAACTGA
- the appa gene encoding amyloid beta (A4) precursor protein a isoform X2 translates to MGDRVALLLLAVAASALAAEVPTDVSMGLLAEPQVAMFCGKLNMHINVQSGKWEPDPSGTKSCIGTKEGILQYCQEVYPELQITNVVEANQPVSIQNWCKKGRKQCRSHMHIVVPYRCLVGEFVSDALLVPDKCKFLHQERMDQCESHLHWHTVAKESCGDRTMNLHDYGMLLPCGIDRFRGVEFVCCPAEAERDADSAEQDADDSDVWWGGAETDYSDNSMVREPEPTEQQAETRPSVVEEEEEEEEEEEVAEENDEEEEEEEDVLNNDQDGDGEEDEDVVEEEEEEEDGDDVIVDTLDDNDDADEPTTSVAMTTTTTTTTTESVEEVVRDVCWANAETGPCRAMLPRWYFDHQEGRCAQFIYGGCGGNRNNFDSEEYCLSVCSSVIPTATPSSPDAVDHYLETPADENEHAHFQKAKESLEAKHRERMSQVMREWEEAEREAKNLPRADKKAVIQEKVEALEQEAASERQQLVETHMARVEALLNDRRRLALESYLTALQQDPPRPRHVFSLLKKYVRAEQKDRQHTLKHFEHVRMVDPKKAAQIRPQVLTHLRVIEERMNQSLGLLYKVPGVADDIQDQVELLQREQAEMAQQLANLQTDVRVSYGNDALMPDQELGDGQTDLLPQEDTLGLGGIGFVHPESFNQPNTENQVEPVDSRPNLDRGIPTRPVTGMKMEAIPELRMDTEERQSTEYEVHHQKLVFFAEDVGSNKGAIIGLMVGGVVIATVIVITLVMLRKKQYTSIHHGVIEVDAAVTPEERHLSKMQQNGYENPTYKFFEQMQN, encoded by the exons GTGCCTACAGATGTTTCTATGGGTCTGTTGGCAGAGCCCCAGGTGGCCATGTTTTGCGGCAAACTCAACATGCACATTAACGTGCAGAGCGGAAAGTGGGAGCCGGACCCCTCGGGCACCAAGAGCTGCATCGGCACCAAGGAGGGCATCCTGCAGTACTGCCAGGAG GTGTACCCAGAGCTCCAGATTACCAATGTGGTGGAGGCCAACCAGCCAGTCAGCATCCAGAACTGGTGCAAGAAGGGACGCAAGCAGTGTCGCAGTCACATGCACATTGTGGTGCCCTACCGCTGCCTAG TGGGAGAGTTTGTGAGCGACGCCCTGCTTGTTCCTGACAAGTGCAAGTTCCTGCACCAGGAGCGTATGGACCAGTGTGAGAGCCACCTGCACTGGCACACCGTAGCCAAGGAg TCCTGTGGAGACCGCACCATGAATCTCCATGACTATGGTATGCTGTTGCCGTGCGGCATCGACCGTTTCCGAGGAGTGGAGTTTGTGTGCTGTCCTGCGGAGGCGGAGCGTGACGCCGACAGCGCCGAGCAGGACGCTGATGATTCCGATGTCTGGTGGGGTGGAGCGGAGACAGATTACTCTGACAACAG TATGGTGCGGGAGCCAGAGCCAACGGAGCAGCAAGCGGAAACCAGGCCATCTGTggtcgaggaggaggaggaggaggaggaggaggaggaggtagcCGAGGAAAAtgacgaggaagaggaggaggaagaggacgtGCTGAACAACGACCAGGATGGAGACGGAGAGGAGGACGAAGACGttgtggaggaagaggaagaggaagaggatggAGACGACGTCATTGTCGACACCCTCGACGACAACGATGATGCCGACGAGCCCACCACCAGCGTTGCCATGACGACCACAACCACTACCACCACCACTGAGTCTGTGGAAGAGGTTGTCAGAG ATGTGTGCTGGGCCAATGCAGAGACTGGTCCATGCCGGGCCATGCTGCCCCGCTGGTACTTTGACCACCAAGAGGGCCGCTGTGCTCAGTTTATCTACGGCGGCTGCGGAGGCAACAGGAATAACTTTGACTCAGAGGAgtactgcctgtctgtctgcagcagTGTCA TACCCACAGCCACACCCAGCTCCCCCGACGCTGTAGACCACTACCTGGAGACGCCTGCTGATGAAAACGAACACGCCCACTTCCAGAAGGCCAAAGAGAGCCTGGAGGCTAAGCACCGTGAGAGGATGTCCCAG GTGATGAGAGAGTGGGAGGAAGCTGAGAGGGAAGCTAAGAATCTTCCACGTGCTGACAAGAAGGCCGTCATCCAG GAGAAGGTGGAGGCACTGGAGCAGGAGGCAGCCAGTGAACGGCAGCAGCTGGTGGAGACCCACATGGCTCGGGTGGAGGCTCTGCTTAATGATCGCCGCCGCCTGGCTCTGGAGAGCTACCTGACCGCGCTGCAGCAGGACCCACCCAGG CCTCGCCACGTCTTCAGCCTGTTGAAGAAGTATGTGCGTGCCGAGCAGAAGGACAGGCAGCACACCCTCAAACACTTTGAACACGTCCGCATGGTGGATCCCAAGAAGGCTGCGCAGATCAGACCTCAG GTACTGACCCACCTGCGTGTCATTGAGGAGCGTATGAACCAGTCTCTGGGACTTCTCTACAAGGTGCCGGGTGTGGCCGACGACATCCAGGACCAAGTTG AGCTTCTGCAGAGGGAGCAGGCGGAGATGGCCCAGCAGCTGGCCAACCTGCAGACGGACGTGAGGGTGAGCTACGGCAACGACGCCCTGATGCCCGACCAGGAGCTGGGAGACGGCCAGACCGACCTGTTGCCCCAGGAGGACACACTGGGCCTGGGGGGAATTGGCTTCGTCCACCCTGAGAGCTTCAACCAGCCCAACACTGAGAACCAGG TTGAGCCAGTGGACTCCCGCCCCAATCTTGACAGAGGCATTCCCACACGGCCAG TGACTGGAATGAAGATGGAAGCTATTCCTGAGCTGCGGATGGATACGGAGGAAAGACAGAGCACTGAATATGAAGTTCACCACCAGAAACTG GTCTTCTTCGCAGAGGATGTGGGCTCCAACAAGGGCGCCATCATCGGCCTGATGGTTGGAGGCGTCGTCATAGCAACCGTGATCGTCATCACCTTGGTGATGCTGAGGAAGAAGCAGTACACCTCCATCCACCACGGAGTCATCGAG GTGGACGCTGCCGTCACCCCCGAGGAGCGCCACCTGTCTAAGATGCAGCAGAACGGTTACGAGAACCCAACCTACAAGTTCTTTGAGCAGATGCAGAACTGA
- the appa gene encoding amyloid beta (A4) precursor protein a isoform X4: MGDRVALLLLAVAASALAAEVPTDVSMGLLAEPQVAMFCGKLNMHINVQSGKWEPDPSGTKSCIGTKEGILQYCQEVYPELQITNVVEANQPVSIQNWCKKGRKQCRSHMHIVVPYRCLVGEFVSDALLVPDKCKFLHQERMDQCESHLHWHTVAKESCGDRTMNLHDYGMLLPCGIDRFRGVEFVCCPAEAERDADSAEQDADDSDVWWGGAETDYSDNSMVREPEPTEQQAETRPSVVEEEEEEEEEEEVAEENDEEEEEEEDVLNNDQDGDGEEDEDVVEEEEEEEDGDDVIVDTLDDNDDADEPTTSVAMTTTTTTTTTESVEEVVRVPTATPSSPDAVDHYLETPADENEHAHFQKAKESLEAKHRERMSQVMREWEEAEREAKNLPRADKKAVIQEKVEALEQEAASERQQLVETHMARVEALLNDRRRLALESYLTALQQDPPRPRHVFSLLKKYVRAEQKDRQHTLKHFEHVRMVDPKKAAQIRPQVLTHLRVIEERMNQSLGLLYKVPGVADDIQDQVELLQREQAEMAQQLANLQTDVRVSYGNDALMPDQELGDGQTDLLPQEDTLGLGGIGFVHPESFNQPNTENQVEPVDSRPNLDRGIPTRPVTGMKMEAIPELRMDTEERQSTEYEVHHQKLVFFAEDVGSNKGAIIGLMVGGVVIATVIVITLVMLRKKQYTSIHHGVIEVDAAVTPEERHLSKMQQNGYENPTYKFFEQMQN, encoded by the exons GTGCCTACAGATGTTTCTATGGGTCTGTTGGCAGAGCCCCAGGTGGCCATGTTTTGCGGCAAACTCAACATGCACATTAACGTGCAGAGCGGAAAGTGGGAGCCGGACCCCTCGGGCACCAAGAGCTGCATCGGCACCAAGGAGGGCATCCTGCAGTACTGCCAGGAG GTGTACCCAGAGCTCCAGATTACCAATGTGGTGGAGGCCAACCAGCCAGTCAGCATCCAGAACTGGTGCAAGAAGGGACGCAAGCAGTGTCGCAGTCACATGCACATTGTGGTGCCCTACCGCTGCCTAG TGGGAGAGTTTGTGAGCGACGCCCTGCTTGTTCCTGACAAGTGCAAGTTCCTGCACCAGGAGCGTATGGACCAGTGTGAGAGCCACCTGCACTGGCACACCGTAGCCAAGGAg TCCTGTGGAGACCGCACCATGAATCTCCATGACTATGGTATGCTGTTGCCGTGCGGCATCGACCGTTTCCGAGGAGTGGAGTTTGTGTGCTGTCCTGCGGAGGCGGAGCGTGACGCCGACAGCGCCGAGCAGGACGCTGATGATTCCGATGTCTGGTGGGGTGGAGCGGAGACAGATTACTCTGACAACAG TATGGTGCGGGAGCCAGAGCCAACGGAGCAGCAAGCGGAAACCAGGCCATCTGTggtcgaggaggaggaggaggaggaggaggaggaggaggtagcCGAGGAAAAtgacgaggaagaggaggaggaagaggacgtGCTGAACAACGACCAGGATGGAGACGGAGAGGAGGACGAAGACGttgtggaggaagaggaagaggaagaggatggAGACGACGTCATTGTCGACACCCTCGACGACAACGATGATGCCGACGAGCCCACCACCAGCGTTGCCATGACGACCACAACCACTACCACCACCACTGAGTCTGTGGAAGAGGTTGTCAGAG TACCCACAGCCACACCCAGCTCCCCCGACGCTGTAGACCACTACCTGGAGACGCCTGCTGATGAAAACGAACACGCCCACTTCCAGAAGGCCAAAGAGAGCCTGGAGGCTAAGCACCGTGAGAGGATGTCCCAG GTGATGAGAGAGTGGGAGGAAGCTGAGAGGGAAGCTAAGAATCTTCCACGTGCTGACAAGAAGGCCGTCATCCAG GAGAAGGTGGAGGCACTGGAGCAGGAGGCAGCCAGTGAACGGCAGCAGCTGGTGGAGACCCACATGGCTCGGGTGGAGGCTCTGCTTAATGATCGCCGCCGCCTGGCTCTGGAGAGCTACCTGACCGCGCTGCAGCAGGACCCACCCAGG CCTCGCCACGTCTTCAGCCTGTTGAAGAAGTATGTGCGTGCCGAGCAGAAGGACAGGCAGCACACCCTCAAACACTTTGAACACGTCCGCATGGTGGATCCCAAGAAGGCTGCGCAGATCAGACCTCAG GTACTGACCCACCTGCGTGTCATTGAGGAGCGTATGAACCAGTCTCTGGGACTTCTCTACAAGGTGCCGGGTGTGGCCGACGACATCCAGGACCAAGTTG AGCTTCTGCAGAGGGAGCAGGCGGAGATGGCCCAGCAGCTGGCCAACCTGCAGACGGACGTGAGGGTGAGCTACGGCAACGACGCCCTGATGCCCGACCAGGAGCTGGGAGACGGCCAGACCGACCTGTTGCCCCAGGAGGACACACTGGGCCTGGGGGGAATTGGCTTCGTCCACCCTGAGAGCTTCAACCAGCCCAACACTGAGAACCAGG TTGAGCCAGTGGACTCCCGCCCCAATCTTGACAGAGGCATTCCCACACGGCCAG TGACTGGAATGAAGATGGAAGCTATTCCTGAGCTGCGGATGGATACGGAGGAAAGACAGAGCACTGAATATGAAGTTCACCACCAGAAACTG GTCTTCTTCGCAGAGGATGTGGGCTCCAACAAGGGCGCCATCATCGGCCTGATGGTTGGAGGCGTCGTCATAGCAACCGTGATCGTCATCACCTTGGTGATGCTGAGGAAGAAGCAGTACACCTCCATCCACCACGGAGTCATCGAG GTGGACGCTGCCGTCACCCCCGAGGAGCGCCACCTGTCTAAGATGCAGCAGAACGGTTACGAGAACCCAACCTACAAGTTCTTTGAGCAGATGCAGAACTGA
- the appa gene encoding amyloid beta (A4) precursor protein a isoform X3, whose amino-acid sequence MGDRVALLLLAVAASALAAEVPTDVSMGLLAEPQVAMFCGKLNMHINVQSGKWEPDPSGTKSCIGTKEGILQYCQEVYPELQITNVVEANQPVSIQNWCKKGRKQCRSHMHIVVPYRCLVGEFVSDALLVPDKCKFLHQERMDQCESHLHWHTVAKESCGDRTMNLHDYGMLLPCGIDRFRGVEFVCCPAEAERDADSAEQDADDSDVWWGGAETDYSDNSMVREPEPTEQQAETRPSVVEEEEEEEEEEEVAEENDEEEEEEEDVLNNDQDGDGEEDEDVVEEEEEEEDGDDVIVDTLDDNDDADEPTTSVAMTTTTTTTTTESVEEVVRVPTATPSSPDAVDHYLETPADENEHAHFQKAKESLEAKHRERMSQVMREWEEAEREAKNLPRADKKAVIQRFQEKVEALEQEAASERQQLVETHMARVEALLNDRRRLALESYLTALQQDPPRPRHVFSLLKKYVRAEQKDRQHTLKHFEHVRMVDPKKAAQIRPQVLTHLRVIEERMNQSLGLLYKVPGVADDIQDQVELLQREQAEMAQQLANLQTDVRVSYGNDALMPDQELGDGQTDLLPQEDTLGLGGIGFVHPESFNQPNTENQVEPVDSRPNLDRGIPTRPVTGMKMEAIPELRMDTEERQSTEYEVHHQKLVFFAEDVGSNKGAIIGLMVGGVVIATVIVITLVMLRKKQYTSIHHGVIEVDAAVTPEERHLSKMQQNGYENPTYKFFEQMQN is encoded by the exons GTGCCTACAGATGTTTCTATGGGTCTGTTGGCAGAGCCCCAGGTGGCCATGTTTTGCGGCAAACTCAACATGCACATTAACGTGCAGAGCGGAAAGTGGGAGCCGGACCCCTCGGGCACCAAGAGCTGCATCGGCACCAAGGAGGGCATCCTGCAGTACTGCCAGGAG GTGTACCCAGAGCTCCAGATTACCAATGTGGTGGAGGCCAACCAGCCAGTCAGCATCCAGAACTGGTGCAAGAAGGGACGCAAGCAGTGTCGCAGTCACATGCACATTGTGGTGCCCTACCGCTGCCTAG TGGGAGAGTTTGTGAGCGACGCCCTGCTTGTTCCTGACAAGTGCAAGTTCCTGCACCAGGAGCGTATGGACCAGTGTGAGAGCCACCTGCACTGGCACACCGTAGCCAAGGAg TCCTGTGGAGACCGCACCATGAATCTCCATGACTATGGTATGCTGTTGCCGTGCGGCATCGACCGTTTCCGAGGAGTGGAGTTTGTGTGCTGTCCTGCGGAGGCGGAGCGTGACGCCGACAGCGCCGAGCAGGACGCTGATGATTCCGATGTCTGGTGGGGTGGAGCGGAGACAGATTACTCTGACAACAG TATGGTGCGGGAGCCAGAGCCAACGGAGCAGCAAGCGGAAACCAGGCCATCTGTggtcgaggaggaggaggaggaggaggaggaggaggaggtagcCGAGGAAAAtgacgaggaagaggaggaggaagaggacgtGCTGAACAACGACCAGGATGGAGACGGAGAGGAGGACGAAGACGttgtggaggaagaggaagaggaagaggatggAGACGACGTCATTGTCGACACCCTCGACGACAACGATGATGCCGACGAGCCCACCACCAGCGTTGCCATGACGACCACAACCACTACCACCACCACTGAGTCTGTGGAAGAGGTTGTCAGAG TACCCACAGCCACACCCAGCTCCCCCGACGCTGTAGACCACTACCTGGAGACGCCTGCTGATGAAAACGAACACGCCCACTTCCAGAAGGCCAAAGAGAGCCTGGAGGCTAAGCACCGTGAGAGGATGTCCCAG GTGATGAGAGAGTGGGAGGAAGCTGAGAGGGAAGCTAAGAATCTTCCACGTGCTGACAAGAAGGCCGTCATCCAG CGTTTCCAGGAGAAGGTGGAGGCACTGGAGCAGGAGGCAGCCAGTGAACGGCAGCAGCTGGTGGAGACCCACATGGCTCGGGTGGAGGCTCTGCTTAATGATCGCCGCCGCCTGGCTCTGGAGAGCTACCTGACCGCGCTGCAGCAGGACCCACCCAGG CCTCGCCACGTCTTCAGCCTGTTGAAGAAGTATGTGCGTGCCGAGCAGAAGGACAGGCAGCACACCCTCAAACACTTTGAACACGTCCGCATGGTGGATCCCAAGAAGGCTGCGCAGATCAGACCTCAG GTACTGACCCACCTGCGTGTCATTGAGGAGCGTATGAACCAGTCTCTGGGACTTCTCTACAAGGTGCCGGGTGTGGCCGACGACATCCAGGACCAAGTTG AGCTTCTGCAGAGGGAGCAGGCGGAGATGGCCCAGCAGCTGGCCAACCTGCAGACGGACGTGAGGGTGAGCTACGGCAACGACGCCCTGATGCCCGACCAGGAGCTGGGAGACGGCCAGACCGACCTGTTGCCCCAGGAGGACACACTGGGCCTGGGGGGAATTGGCTTCGTCCACCCTGAGAGCTTCAACCAGCCCAACACTGAGAACCAGG TTGAGCCAGTGGACTCCCGCCCCAATCTTGACAGAGGCATTCCCACACGGCCAG TGACTGGAATGAAGATGGAAGCTATTCCTGAGCTGCGGATGGATACGGAGGAAAGACAGAGCACTGAATATGAAGTTCACCACCAGAAACTG GTCTTCTTCGCAGAGGATGTGGGCTCCAACAAGGGCGCCATCATCGGCCTGATGGTTGGAGGCGTCGTCATAGCAACCGTGATCGTCATCACCTTGGTGATGCTGAGGAAGAAGCAGTACACCTCCATCCACCACGGAGTCATCGAG GTGGACGCTGCCGTCACCCCCGAGGAGCGCCACCTGTCTAAGATGCAGCAGAACGGTTACGAGAACCCAACCTACAAGTTCTTTGAGCAGATGCAGAACTGA